From Arachis hypogaea cultivar Tifrunner chromosome 3, arahy.Tifrunner.gnm2.J5K5, whole genome shotgun sequence:
TGCTTCCTCAAATGTAAATTATTTGGGATCTCACGAGGgaaaaatcaacggttaaaagtAATATTGAACTGGATTATACAGTCAAGGGTTTTCTCTTTAGTTCTTTCGATATAGCTTCTGACAACTCCTTTGCATTATACTCTACTCCGAAGCATCGCACAACCTCCATGTTGGGGTTTAACAAATACCTGATTGTTTTAAAAAGAACTTATATCTTTAGGTAAGAAGCAGAACAAATTACAGAAGGAAACAAGGGTAAAAGAAGGGCTTACATGCTATGGGAACAGTCAACAAGATAATCGCCCCCATCATCTtcaacttttttaaaataaacacgATATTCTTGTGCCATCTGCCTAATAGCTGTGACAGGCCCAGTTAATCCAATGATTCTAGAGTCGAACTCTTCAGTACATCAAAAGGAAGCCAGATGACAAATGTTAATGAGACAAACATTATTAAGGGAGGGGAAGGATAAAAACATCAAGCATAATTTTGCAAAGGCTGAAGTTTCAGTAACGAGAAACAATCTAACCTTTAAGGTATGCATGAAGCTGCGAGGGAGTATCGCGTTGAGGATCAATAGTAACAAATACCGGTAAAATCTTGAGATGTTCTTTAGATTCTTCATTCAAATACGATATGTAATGTTATTGTTAATTCATAAATGGAACTGACTTATATAATACGGTAAGGTAAACATAGACAGAAGTGTCAAACCTAAAATATCAATTGTCTTGGCCATGATCAAAACTTGCTCTGGCCCAATATCAGGGGATGAGGTATAACCGAAGTAGAGAAGAACCCAATTCCCAAGAAAATTACgttctgtaactgtttgtttgtctGTATTAATAAGCGAAAAGGGACCTCCAATTATGGGTCCGTTGATAATATTTCTGCTGCGGCTATCATCCTGTTGATGACCTGATCCAAATCGAATGAGCAATTAATACAACAAACAGCAGCTAATCAGTAACAGAGATGTCCTGTGTGCATATGAGATTATATCGCAAGAACAACAAACAAGAATTTGAAGGCAGATTAAGGGAAACAAACTTATTTTTTATCCTGAACTTGAATTTTCATCGACAACAAGAAACAAAGGGGTATGGAACTAAGAGAAATCAAGCATCCACCTGAACATGTTTGTCCACAAATACACATAGGTGTAGGGCAAGCAATCATAAAATCACAATTGGCCTAGGGGGAACTGGCACATCACATTGTCATTATCCATAACCTTAAGATTTATAATAAAACTAAGTGCAAAATATATTAGCACATGATTTAAAGATACCTAATGGCACTCAAGACAACGCCTTGTATTCAGCAAAACTCAAACAGCGAAATTTGTCACAACAAATGATACCTTACGACACACTCATCGCAGAATCAAAAGTGACTGAATGACAATATAACAAGATAAGGATGAAAAAGAGAGCATGAATGAAACAGAAGAAAGCGTTTGAAGCAGATAATGTGAGAATGGGAATTAGTTACCTTTGGGAACAGCTCTCCTCTCATCGTTGTAATGAAAGAAAGCAGCAAAGCCAGCAAATCCTAGAAGAGCAGCTGACTGCAGGAGAAGATACAGTGAGAAAAGCAATAAACTCGAAAAGAATGATTTCCTCTTAGAAGAAGAGAACTTACAAGAGCATAAGTAGCGAAGGAACTAGAAGGCTGGGATGGCGGTCCACTAGGGTATACAGAACGGCCATTGGACTTCGCTTTCCAGTGTGGCGTCGACTTGGTATAGCTCACAGATGGAACAAACCTATCACAGGAACCGCACTCAAAATTGAATTCAATTGGAAAACAAAATCTGAAATCGAAGATGTGTGTCTAGTGTACCTGGGAAGAAGAGCAGTGAGAGCGTGGCGCCTCGAGGGAAACAGCACCAACCTTGAAACGGGCATCGCTAATTAATTAAACCTGGAATGGAGACAAGCCCCATGTCAATGCTCCTTCACCGTTCAATCAAATAATTCTATTATTTTACGCCCAAATGCTAACTAGTTCACCTGCTTTTCCAATCATTTTCTCGTGCTGCCTCAAATCCATCAATACTCATTCCCGCGGCGCTCTGCTTTGGGGGTTCATACATCCGTTTTTGCTTTTGGGTATTCCAACGGGGCCTAAGCCCAGAGAAAAACGGAGATTATAGAGCAGAAACTAGTAAACTACTCGGGGCATCAGACTCCATTAACATCATCAATAATGAGAGCTTCAAGCTCTACTGGCGGGGTATCTAAAAACTCAAATCCAGGTTTGTGCTTTTTTTTTGGGTCTGGGCAGGTTGTCCTTTAAGAGTTATTGTTCATGTATATGGGCCTTATAATACCAAAAACAATTTTTATTGGACTTACATACCCAACGACcatcattaataaaaataaggcAATAGcgttttttttaaatagattgGATAATCTCCAAGATCTTACACATTACAAACTCACTCACACCATATTCACACACACAATACATAAGGTAGCAtttggaaataaaaaaaaaaaagaaagatagtatttaaaaaagagattaaaattaagagacagagactaaattaaatctttgtattgaatttagtgtAAAATATATACGATTGAGTTATGATATCTTAGTATTTTATTCAGTTTAAGATAagtataaaatttaaacaaacaaaattatctaaatacttttattaattaaaaataaaaaacaaaataaaacaaataaaatacattGCCTCTTAAAAAGTTTTATTGTCtttgaagcttgcaaaaaaattttaaaaatattattaaattttattttgttttaattttatcttaaattttttttatttatattaaatatatttctgatagctaaatttttaaaagaattatgattaatccaacaataatatatGATAACTATATTTGATTTACTTGTATTAAAAGTTATTTGTGTGAAACGGGTATGTCTAAAACGAGCTCAACAATTATGTGTTTATTGAATGAGCCACATTTATATAggccattagattttattagatgaaaatcaaaggctaatataaaagaagaacattgatggactctaataaatatagaatatcttagtacataaataaatgctttaaatgacaatattttaatacacaatactttaaacggtaacagaatcttttattcttaaataattaaatataaaatatataaatataaaatatatgagtattttttatttaataaaattaattattatgcaaaactttttttataatattaaaaaattatatttaaataatattttaaactctaacataaaaatataaaatcattaaaattttattttatattacttgataaataattagattattatattcaaaatttattaactaactacttttattaaaaatattattatataatataatttttcataaaaatatttttaaaaaataatttatttaaaatattatttataatatataaaaatatgattttttattttttttaatttaaaaaaaaacagaataaataatacaattttaaatacatacctaaataaaaaagttaagatttttatttattatatataacgttttaaataaattttacttatcaaatattttgataaaaaattatattatataataatatatttaacaaagtaattagttaataaattttaaatataataaactaattatttgtcaagtaatataaaataaattttatttattttatatttttatgttatagtttaaaaaattattttaatattataaaaaaattttgtataataattaatcttaatgaataaaaaaacttatatttttgtatttatttattttatattttttagaacaaaaatttctatctttatataataaaatatgtgataatcttcttatatatatattaggggcGGTAAAATGGGTCGAATTCGTCGGACCGATCCGCCGAACCCGCTAAAAAAGAGGGGTCGGACTAGAATTTTAGACTTgtccaattaaaaaaatttgccaaattatgtatatatgtttcaattatgtaactttatttattttattttataatttcgtatatgtgatttattttttaaaataaagatggttctattgacaaatattattttgaacaattttattgaagttaaaattttaaaaaaagatagtaaaaaaattatattataacttgactattttttatttgtatttaattgtttaattattattttctattaattttaattaattttatttttaaaaaaaagtcaaatggctAACATTTTCTACCCGCTTTAGTTGGCGGGGCGGGCCGACCCACATTGCCATTTCTAATATATACTagatagtaattttttatatattaaataattataatcataTAATAACATTGAAATAAGAaaacatattaaatttattataatataactatttaaaatatcattttaatataattttttaatattatataaaaatttgcataaaaattttgCAGGTTTggcgaatttttttaatttgacaggtTTCAAATCCTAGTCCGACCCACCTTTTTTAGCGAGTTCGTCAGGTCGGCCCGACGGACTCTACCCTGCCAcccctaatatatatattaagaaaattatcacatattttattatataaaggtaaaaactttttgttctaaaaaatataaattaaataaatacaaaaaatataaattttttttattcattaaaattaattattatgtaaatttttttataatattaaaatgatattttaaattacaatataaaaatataaaataattaaattttattttatattactgacaaataattatattattatatttaaaatttattaactaattattttgttaaatatataattatatcatataattttttatcaaaatctttgtaaaagtaaaatttatttaaaaaattatatataatacatgaaaatattaattttttatttagatatgtatttaaaattatattatttattctttttttttaaattgaacaaaataaaaaagttaatattttcatatattatatataatattttaaataaattatatttttaaaatatttttataaaaaattatattatataataatatctttaataaaagtaattagttaataaattttaaatataataatttaattatttgtcaagtaatataaaataaaattttaattatcttatatttttatgttagttatagtttaaaatattattttaatataattttttactattataaaatttttttgcataataattaattttaataaataaaaaatattcatatattttatatttaattatttaaaaataaaagattttgttgCCGTTTAAAGTATTGTTtattaaagtattgtcatttaaagtattcatttatgtactaggatattctatatttattagagtccatcaatgctcttcttttatattaacctttgattttcatctaataagATCTAATGGCCTATATAAATGTGGCTCATTCAATAAGTACATAATTGTTGAGTTCGTTTTAGACATATCTATGtaaaattattgttaaattggtcataaattttttaaacaattagccgttaaaaataaatttgctacaaattaaaaacttttagaatagaattaaaataaaataaaattaaaaatatttttaaaatttttaacacattttaaaaataaaaaatatattttatccaagATAATATTATGATTATCACTATAGAATTGGACTTTTATTATCTAACACACAGTTGAGTGTTAAATGCGGGTAGAATAGTGATGACAGAGGAATCAGCCCATTGAAGGAAAAAGCATGAATCCTGTTTTGTTACTTGCATTTCTACGTGTATCACTTTTTCTACATTACATCATAGCTGATGCACCTCCATTCGCAGCTGGAGACTTCACTGCTTTATAGTAGAGATTGGGATGTTGTTGTCGGCGGGGTGGTTGACAATAAAAGGAAGAAGGTGGCAGCACAACACGGAGGttggcaatgatgatgatgaatgagggTGTGTTGAAAGAAGGGAGAGGGagtaagagaagaagaagaaagtgtgACAAGCGGGATAAGgataacttttaaaataaaagttattAACATTTTAGTTTTTATCTTCAAAAATTACAGTCTCTTGTATGTTCATTTTCTAAAAGTACTTAAAAGATTAAAATTGTGTTCtcatactaaaattttaattgcaatcactaattattaaatataatattgagTCTCCACCTTCAATTCTAGTtctaatatttgaaaattatataataCTGCTTACGATTTTTATCCACACTTGACTTAGCCAAGTTTTAAATTCGGATATATTTGTTGCAAGGCATACATGATGACCATTAATAAACTAAGGTCTTGCATGTGGGTGATAGCATTTCATTTCTAATTTCTGACCaccaaaccaaaaaaaataaaaataaaaatattgaagaGCCATTATATTTTAACAACTTTGTTAGATAACCAACTAGGATATAAGTCGcaacaaaaaaaatctaataatacaaaaaatcatCCTAAACTCATAGTTAAACTTAATCTTAGTTTCACTTTTCACTTTTACGcactataaaattcaaaaaacaaccGCACACTCATTCTCCTTTTTTTTCACGTTGTCGCTCCACTACCCGTAGCTGTACCATTACCTTTCACTGGTGCCGAAGATTCTCACATCAAAGCAACAAGCGACGTGTCAATCCACTGACGACAATGAGAGGAGCCCCACGAATGCAGACTCGAGCACCGTCACCGCCCCCCACATCTGCCCGCCCTCGACCCGCTGCGACTGTCCAACTGACTAAGCAATTGCCCGCAGGCCCCCCTAGTCGACAACGACATCAGCAACCACGGACGGATGTTTCTTCTGTAAgactttggatattttttttgttaaacttaaaatgtttcttttgttaaaattGAAAGTTTTCTTTAATTAAACTTGGGATGTTTTTTCATTTTAGTTatggatgtttcttttgttagactttcgatattttttctctttaatttgggattttttttgtagacttttaatatttctttttgttAAACATGGATGTTTCTATTGTTAAACTtgggatatttcttttgttaaactttgaatatttttttgttcacATTGAGATATTTTTTCGTTAAACTTATGGATGTTTCTTCTTATTAGACGGCTGCCAACGGAAGGACCTTGACATGAAAGGACCGATAGACACGGCGAGATGTGAGCTGTCCGACGTCGCAGCAAGTCCTACCGCAGGGGGACGCGCACACGATCAACACTTGATGAAAAAGGAACAGCATCGCCACGATTGGAGGGACGTTGATGGAAAGGATGCCGTCGCGAGTGGCAGACGCAGTGGAGGGGAAGGACATAGGGGCGAGTGGCAAACACAGTCGAGGAAAAGACGTCAGTTATATAATGATAGCCAATGGAAGGATATGTTGCGTTAATCCTAATTTCGTGGCGCTAATCCTAAttgttatttaaaattattttttaatttaaaattttattcttttaaaataaattgttCAAGTTGTCTAATAGTGCAATTGactctctatatttttttatattttaataagcgaaaaatattttgaatctaTGATCAAAACAAATTAGTTCTTCTTAATTTTGAACATGTttaccaaatattttttaattaataagtgATTTATTTAATACTGTATTAATTTCTCAATTTTTCTTTTGACATtttaaaattctcaaattaaaatattaaaaagagtaacttttataaatcataatatctatatactaaaattatttagtaattagtcctttttgtatagaataaatattaaaatataaatatatattaaaaataaaaaatataataactatttttttagtgtttataTAGCATTTTATATTTCTGTATGTGTTGCTAAAAGATAAAAACCACCGAGGGTTAGGAGAATAAAGCCATCTGCCCGTATGACAAACTGTTGGTAGATCTCTTTATTTATCGTAGCTAATTTATCGTAGGATTTAACTATGTTgcatttaaaaatacattttaatTGTATTCAATGTATTAGAATatataaaaaatctttttaataaaacATTTTTATACTTTTACAATATATTGTTAAGACACatgttatcaaaattctttatgGTATCAATATCTGTTTcagtattaaaatatatatttctgACTAAAAATTtggatttgaatttttatttcttcACTCTTTGAAAGTTGAAATGAGCATAAATTTTCATGTTGGTAATTGTGAGTTGTGACCCCAAAAAACAAAGAATGAGGAAAGGTGAGCGGTCAATGCCTGGGATCGGGTGCAGATTACAATACGTAGCTCCAAGTCAGGTTTCCTGGGCACTTGGCACCATTCCCATACACTCACCCACTTCGTAGACTTGTAATACCTTTGACTTGGTCCTCCTCCTTTCATTTTTCCCCATTTTATAAAACGTTATTCGCATACATACATGAGTTTCCATTTCCCTATTTGTTAACGTAATAGGAATAATATACCTAATAACGTGCCCCATAAGAAAGAAATGGCTAAACAAATTAGGTAGCATTGGACTTGTCAAAACGGCGAGTGGTATCAACTGCTTCAAATCTCAGTCATCGCATTGATCCCGACTTGAATGAAAACTATGTTTGTCTATTCACATCATTGTCTACATAACATAACCAATAATCTTCATATCAACAAAACAGGTGTCCTCTGCCTCCTTTAATTTGCATCTCTGTGACTCTGTAGCTACCCCACCGTAGCCTGCACCTGCAGTGTAGAGACACACACCCTCTCTCTTGTTTGTACTCTTCTCTTTCATTTCTCGTGCTTTCGAATTTTCAAGACTTTACCTCAAAGGAATATATGCCAACACCCTGTCCCTACCGCATTTTACATGAGCCACGCAAAATTTAATAATTCGCAATTATATAATCATTCTTAACAGTATAATAATTCAATAAATAGTCTTACGAAACAAAAATAGGATGGGAACAATATAATATACAATCAATATACGAAATTTGTTTTCCATATTAGGTCACTAGGGTTGAATTCtccaaaaatatataaactaTACGTTATATATTGTTGTCAATTCTATAATTTAATTGTTTTGTCCATTTTAAATAGAAGTGTTTATGGGTTGAATTTGATTCACAAATTTatagtaaatatttaaatttgatttgaaaattacaGATAAAATTTAATCTACACACTAACAGAATTAGATTGCAGATTAATGGTGAGTATTTGCGAATTCGATCACAAATTAGAGAATCCTAATTCTCCAATTCCTTTCCCTTTCCAATTTGACGTTCCTCTTGGCTCACTCCCTCAATCCCTCTCCTCAGTCACCAACCACCACCATCATTCATCCTTTTTTGCCGCGCTGCCGCCAAGCCAGAGGCCGATCTTCACATTTCTAACACCTGTCACGTTTGAGGATCCTCACTCCTCTGTCCTCTCTTCCTTGACCTTGGAGTTCATCGCGTTGTACATCGCCGTTTTGATCATCTCTACCTCGCCGTTCATCAAATCACAACCTCTGTTCTTCATTGAATCGCTATCTCTGTTCATTGTTGCCTTGCTCGCCTATCCTCTTCCGCTCTCGTCCTCCATGCTCAACCTCCATCACTGTTCTTTGTGTTCTAATTGCGATTTtactttgttttttgtttatGCATTCTTGTTTTTTTGTTATCTGTGTTGTAATTGGTGTTCTGCTTGAGATTTGGGCAGCCTagttattttgttagtttttgttaattttctattaatttttattatttttgttaattttttttatagttttgttaatttttttatagtttctgtatattttgttaaattttgaataattttttttctcggATATATCCGAAATTTGATCCTATTCGCAAATGTGccgatcggatcggatccgagcATAAAAAATGCACATATTAGATCTGATCCGATCCAATGATTTTAGTGCAGGTCGAATTGAGATTTTGACCATATTCGATTCGGTTCGATCTGTAAACAccctaattttaaatttctttaaaattacaaaacgttaataacattttatcttaacataattttaaaaaatattcaaaatacatAATTGATGTTTTACTTTTTAGAAGATTAAAATAGATTATAATACCTGAAGTAGAGTTTTCGAACTTATAAGTAACTGGATCCTAATCCATGTCGTGTTGATACTAAATTGGGAGAATAACCTGGAAAACATTTTGATACCTAAGTCAATAGTGCTTTTAGGTGATAATTAGAGGATCATGTGTACCTACTGTGTTTTTCTTTTCGGATTTTTCTTTATATCATCTTTCCGATGTAATGCCACGATTTGGCAACGTATCAAGTTATTACTTTTTATGTTCTTTGATTACCTTTCTATTAAACTTTGTTTGAATTCATAACGTATTATACTCGTTTAATCATTATTAAAAAAGGATTATTCTTATCCATGACAAATACGTTATTTTAAATTGTGTTGTTActacaataatataaaatattaaaataatcagaTATTCTCGTATTTTACACAGAAATTAATAATATGTAAAAACTTTAGTCTCAATATACATCTGACAGTGCTTT
This genomic window contains:
- the LOC112791272 gene encoding protein SCO1 homolog 2, mitochondrial translates to MPVSRLVLFPSRRHALTALLPRFVPSVSYTKSTPHWKAKSNGRSVYPSGPPSQPSSSFATYALSAALLGFAGFAAFFHYNDERRAVPKGHQQDDSRSRNIINGPIIGGPFSLINTDKQTVTERNFLGNWVLLYFGYTSSPDIGPEQVLIMAKTIDILESKEHLKILPVFVTIDPQRDTPSQLHAYLKEFDSRIIGLTGPVTAIRQMAQEYRVYFKKVEDDGGDYLVDCSHSMYLLNPNMEVVRCFGVEYNAKELSEAISKELKRKPLTV